A region of Pseudanabaena sp. BC1403 DNA encodes the following proteins:
- a CDS encoding DMT family transporter gives MENNNIRNSSYEQTLAGVTKDLSDLRANILGKLSREILILQAQKNALTDDIQRLQSQRKELEVLTVAQQGMNQQEIQRQQWIEQLAQAITFHLKNDVIVTNSKVLSDHSENFEQLMLNLDGAIRATFQSLQRDVDTYQRDLDDQMQRMYTQRQQGELMLSALVERIDEYLRRSSGDRSGGGYIAGNPPINFTGTSGFAGAIGTNGNSTAPTAPNGNGNYNQIQIPTFHSSQFRQYDQNDTHPYTGDPTEPFNSLESEPPIVQPTKRLNDWWVGFILVLGASVVLSLQNILVRVIFSNSNILGIFSFGGLIKPSIPNSFILLLLRMLFATPIMWMVAKFIFRVDVLRDFQQLLTPNRRLLFWRVSFSALLQFASFAFIYLALGILKPSLAVTLFFIFPTVTVLMAWFLFGDRPSKERWFIIGVIYLGIMLTNNILGGIKPETWGVISAVSSGVAFAGYIITSQACFKQLNPVSFTSINFAIILLLCLGTLPFTLASISLNGSLVFMCFLISMTTLGGYLLTSFGTKLMGAAQASIISASGPVFTTFLAFTILGDKLDPMQIFGVFLVTGGVGLLSLQNIYKKPAK, from the coding sequence ATGGAGAACAATAATATTCGTAATAGTTCTTACGAGCAGACCCTCGCGGGAGTCACCAAGGACTTGTCAGATCTGCGGGCAAATATCTTGGGCAAGCTCAGCCGTGAAATTTTGATTTTACAAGCTCAAAAAAATGCCCTAACTGATGACATTCAGCGCCTCCAGTCTCAACGCAAAGAACTAGAGGTCTTAACTGTTGCACAGCAAGGGATGAATCAACAAGAAATCCAACGTCAGCAATGGATTGAGCAACTTGCCCAAGCGATTACTTTTCATCTTAAGAATGATGTGATCGTTACAAACTCAAAGGTGCTTAGCGATCACTCCGAAAATTTTGAGCAGTTAATGCTAAATCTTGATGGTGCTATTCGTGCCACATTCCAGTCCTTGCAACGGGATGTGGATACCTATCAGCGAGATCTTGATGATCAGATGCAGCGCATGTACACGCAGAGACAGCAAGGCGAGCTAATGCTCTCGGCTCTTGTTGAAAGAATTGATGAATATTTACGGCGATCTTCGGGCGATCGCTCTGGTGGGGGATATATAGCTGGAAATCCACCAATCAACTTCACTGGGACATCTGGTTTTGCGGGGGCGATTGGTACTAATGGCAACAGCACAGCCCCTACTGCTCCTAACGGCAATGGTAATTACAATCAGATTCAGATTCCCACATTTCACAGCAGTCAATTTAGGCAATATGACCAAAATGACACGCACCCCTATACAGGTGATCCTACTGAACCATTTAACTCTTTAGAGTCAGAACCTCCCATAGTTCAGCCAACTAAACGTCTTAATGATTGGTGGGTTGGATTTATATTGGTCTTGGGGGCTTCGGTGGTTTTGTCATTGCAGAATATTTTGGTAAGAGTAATTTTCTCGAACTCCAATATTTTGGGAATATTTAGCTTTGGTGGATTGATTAAACCAAGCATCCCCAACTCCTTCATTTTGTTGCTGTTGCGAATGTTGTTTGCTACACCGATTATGTGGATGGTTGCTAAGTTCATTTTTCGGGTAGATGTATTACGAGACTTTCAGCAACTACTTACCCCTAACCGCAGATTATTATTCTGGCGGGTTTCCTTTAGTGCTTTATTACAATTTGCTTCCTTTGCATTTATTTACCTTGCTCTAGGCATTTTGAAGCCAAGTCTGGCTGTAACACTATTCTTTATTTTCCCAACCGTTACCGTTTTGATGGCTTGGTTCCTATTTGGCGATCGCCCTAGTAAGGAGCGCTGGTTTATCATTGGCGTAATCTATTTGGGCATCATGCTGACCAATAATATTTTGGGGGGCATTAAGCCTGAAACATGGGGCGTAATTTCGGCAGTATCTTCAGGTGTAGCTTTTGCAGGCTATATCATTACCTCACAGGCTTGTTTCAAACAACTAAATCCTGTTTCATTTACGTCTATTAACTTCGCTATCATCTTGTTGCTTTGCCTAGGTACACTACCCTTCACATTAGCTTCAATTTCTCTCAATGGTTCGCTAGTATTCATGTGCTTCTTGATTTCTATGACCACTTTGGGTGGTTATCTATTAACCAGTTTTGGTACAAAGCTCATGGGTGCTGCCCAAGCATCGATTATTAGTGCTAGTGGCCCTGTATTTACTACATTTTTAGCATTCACAATTTTGGGTGACAAACTAGATCCGATGCAGATATTTGGGGTGTTTCTGGTTACGGGTGGAGTAGGTTTACTCAGTTTGCAAAATATTTACAAGAAGCCTGCTAAATGA
- a CDS encoding NADP(H)-dependent aldo-keto reductase: protein MQYNRLGSSELLVSEICLGTMTYGQQNTIAEAHEQLDYAIAQGINFIDTAEMYPVPPKAETQGRTEKYIGEWLAQPHIKQQRDKLIIATKIIGTGRNYKWLRDDAIAALSRKNILQAVDDSLKRLQTDYIDLYQIHWPDRNVPMFGQVAFDPQQEREIVTIAEQLETFAELIQVGKIRHLGVSNETAWGICEFSHAAKQLGLPKILSIQNAYNLINRTFDSHLAEACYREQVSLLAYSPLGFGYLSGKYVQGSATNTRINLFPNFGQRYNKVNVKSATAEYAAIAKKYDLPLSQLALAFVRGRWFTASTIIGATTMEQLKENIDSASIQLNNEILAEIDTVHAQYFNPAP from the coding sequence ATGCAATACAATAGACTTGGCTCAAGTGAACTCTTGGTGTCCGAAATTTGCTTAGGGACAATGACCTATGGTCAGCAAAACACGATCGCTGAAGCCCATGAGCAACTAGATTATGCGATCGCACAGGGAATAAACTTTATTGATACTGCGGAAATGTATCCAGTCCCACCCAAGGCTGAGACTCAAGGTAGGACAGAAAAATATATTGGTGAATGGTTAGCCCAACCGCATATTAAGCAACAACGCGACAAGTTAATTATTGCGACCAAAATTATTGGAACAGGACGCAATTACAAGTGGTTACGGGATGATGCGATCGCAGCACTTAGTCGCAAAAATATTTTGCAAGCCGTAGATGACAGCTTGAAGCGATTACAAACAGACTATATTGATCTTTATCAAATTCATTGGCCAGATCGCAACGTACCGATGTTTGGTCAAGTTGCCTTCGATCCTCAGCAAGAGCGAGAAATAGTCACTATTGCTGAACAACTAGAAACCTTTGCTGAATTAATTCAAGTAGGTAAAATTCGCCATTTAGGAGTCAGCAATGAGACTGCGTGGGGGATCTGTGAATTTAGCCATGCTGCAAAACAGCTTGGTTTACCAAAGATTTTATCGATCCAAAATGCTTACAACTTGATCAATCGCACCTTTGATAGCCACCTTGCTGAAGCTTGTTATCGGGAGCAAGTGAGTTTGCTAGCTTATAGTCCACTTGGATTTGGGTATTTGTCTGGCAAGTATGTTCAAGGTTCGGCAACAAATACTCGTATAAATCTATTTCCTAACTTTGGGCAGCGCTATAACAAGGTGAATGTTAAGTCAGCAACAGCAGAGTATGCTGCGATCGCCAAAAAATATGATTTGCCATTGTCCCAATTAGCGCTAGCATTTGTTCGAGGTCGTTGGTTTACAGCTAGTACGATTATTGGTGCAACGACGATGGAACAACTCAAGGAAAATATCGACAGTGCTAGTATTCAGTTAAATAATGAGATTTTGGCTGAAATAGACACCGTTCACGCACAATATTTTAATCCTGCGCCTTAA